ccccCCGTTCCGTCCGAACTGCATCTCACTCGCTGAGCCTGACTGCTTCCTGCCGTCGCTGCACTCTCTCACCTTCAGAGACAGACCGAGAGACTTCATCGTCGTCCGCTCTCTCGCAGCTTCCCAAGAGTCACGGTGTGCAGATTCATCCGTTCTTTCTTCCCACACAAACAAAACATCATCGACGTCCCCCCAATCGTCTTCATGACAATTTACTAAGACGGTTTGTGACTGTCCAATGACTGTGAGCTGGTAGTGAGATCTTGCAAAAAAACAAcgacctcacctcacccacCTTCTCACTTTACTCTCCTTCCACCGGGCCTAGAGCCACTTCACATTCGTTCACTTGCACGCATACGTACGCGCAACAACACTCGACTTTCAAACCACAACACCAAGGCAGCCAGTCTTTCTCTCAATTCAATAGTCCTCGACCACCGCGACTCCCTGGTCGGACTTGGACCTATCCGCTACTCGCTGGTTCATTCTTTCGACGATCGCCTCACGAACATCACAACCTTTTCCCTTCTGGAGCCGGATCCCTTGAGCATTCCCATCACCAGCCTCTCCCGTGCACGCCAGATATCCTCCCTCCATTTTCCAGATACCCCGCCTCGACCCACGAAACTCACGATACGAATCATTCATTACGCGCCTCACACGCCTGACCTTATCTTCAACCATCCCGACGACTTCTGGCTGGACTAGTCGGATTTGACTCATTTCCATTAACCCACGCCCGCAACTGCCGCAATGGCTCACCATCACCACCTACACGCCCGTAGGCATATCGCGCCTCGCAACCCCGATTTCTGGAGCAACGTTGGCGACAAATTCAAGGATCTGAATCCCTTTGCCTCCAATGACGAGGCCACGACAAGCAATGGAGGTAATCTCAAAATCAGACaggacgacgatgatgatgatgtcaCGACCACACGGCGCGCTAATACGAAGAAAGGCCGCTCGACCGTTATCAAGACCATCTACCAGACCGTCACTGGTGATGATGCCGTCGCCGCCCCCACGAGCACCACCTCAACCAAGCTGATTGTCGCTCAATCACCCCTCCCAACGAGGTCGAAATCGACCACAGTTGACTCCACCGAAACCACCATTGCCAGGGCCGGCGCCCCCATCATTAAGACTGCCGACAGCTCATCCACCGCCATCGATGCTGCGTCTACCTCGTCGCTGCCCACCGTCATCGAGGATCCCTTGACCGAGAGCATCCAGACCACGCTCGCTATTGCCACAGACGCGCCCACGTTCGCAAAGACCACCAAGACTGCCGCCACTGCAGACAATGCTAGCATCATCTCCAGCGCTTCCCCTAGTGCAACGTCAACCACGGACAAGTCGACCAGCAACGAGACCAGCGGTGCCGCGAAGGCTGGCATTGCTATTGGTGTTTTGGCCGGTGTTCTCGTCGTGTTTTTActcgtcttcttcctcttcaacCGTCGCAAGAAGCAGATGGAGCAGCAGCGTCTGGCCGACGAGGATGAGAAGACTCATGGATTTGGGGCCGCCGCTGCTGCCGCTGGTAGCCAGAACCCCCGCGCTCCTCGTATCAGCCTGCGCCCCGTTACCCAGTTCTTGCCCAACTTGAACCTCGACAAGCGCGCCAGCAGAGGACCTGCCGGAGGACCTGCCGTCAACATGAACGCCAACCTGGCacccgctgccgctgctctGGGTCTTCGCAACCCTGGCCAAGGCGCCTGGGACAGACCGGCAACGAACCAGAGCTCGAACCCCGCGAACCCCTTTGGTGCTCAAGCCGAGAGAATCAACGGTCCCATCGCCGAGGAGTCCGTCAGCTCCATAAGCCTCAACGAGAAGCCTCTTCCCAACGTCGGCGAGCCTGCTCCGGGCACTGCCGTGAGTGATATCCCCGCCAACGCCGCTCCCAACGATGCGTCTGTTGCTGCAGGTGCTGCGGCAGTTGGTGCTGGAGCTGTCGCCGCTGGAGGTCTGGCTCGCAAGGCGTCGACCCGCAAGGACGGTCCCAAGGCACTGGACCTGACTCTGCCCGCGCCTCCTGCACCCTTGTCTACCATCCCTGCTTCTCCCTCTGGAACCACGTTCAGCGCCGACTCTGCCGGCCCTGGTCACCAATCTAACGGATCCACTGGCTCTGCTGCCATTGCCGCCGCTGGAGGTCCCGCCAACACCACTGTTCACCGCGTGCAGCTCGACTTCAAGCCCACTCTTGAGGATGAGATGGAGTTGAGAGCTGGCCAGCTTGTGCGCCTCCTCCACGAGTACGATGACGGCTGGGTAAGTTTTAATGTCCATAATGATGAGTTTGTAAGCTGACTTTGCCCTAGGCGCTCTGCATTCGCTTGGATAGATCCCAGCAGGGTGTTGTACCGCGCACCTGCCTCTCCACTTGCCCGGTTAAGCCTAGACCTCCTCAAGCCCAGGGACCTAATCAAGGACCTCCTCGTGGTCCTCACATGGGCCCTGGTGCTCCCCGCGGTCCCGGTCCGAACTTCCCTCCTGGCCAGCGCCCCATGAACCCTCAGGGCGGTCCGCCGTACCCCCGCCCCGAGTCGCCCGCAGCTCGTCCCATGAACGGTGGTGGCCGACCTCAGTCCCCCGCCGGCAATGGACCTATGGGCCCCGGAGGCCGACCTCAATCCCCCGGTCCTCGCTACCAGGGTCCTCCGGGACAGCGACCGCAAAGCCCCAACGGAATGGGAGGTCGCAAGCCAAGCCCCCCGGGACCTACCAGAATTCCTCAGCCCAGCCGAATGAACCCTAATGGTCCCCCCAACGGTCCCATGAACGGCCCCATGAATGGACCGATGAATGGGCCGATGAATGGGCCGATGAACGGACCCCCAGTCCAGGGCCGCCCAGGCCCACCGATGGGACCTGTCGGTCGCAAGCCCGTCCCCGGACAGGCTGTGTAAATGACAACCAAAGCAGCGTTCATATACACTGACTCCCAGCGTATTTAACGTCTTTTGGCACAAAGACTGGGGATTCATCTTCGTTTGGCGATAGACTAGGGTCTACTATGCATTCTGGACAGCACGGGCACGGCGTTTCTGCGAACTACTACAAAAAGAACTTGGGGGAGATTTCCTCTTCTACTGGACTCTGACGATGAATCCGATCAAGGGGCGAAACGAACCCCGACGACGCGTTTATACCTTTCAAGTCACTCATTCATGACACCCGCTTTTGATACACCCTTTTTGCAGCCTGGTTTCAGTCGTGGCTTGcaattttcttttctttttacgcTTCTTCACACTCGCCTGAACACCCACTGTTTCGCGATTTCGATTCACCTAACTTGGCCCCATCTTGTACCACGCGACTGCAGCGGCGGCCATGGAAGATGGGGGCAGGGAAACGCCTAGTGCTTAATGTATATTGCTCACTCTTGTTGTTCGTCGTTTCTTTGACACATCTCGTTTCTTCTTGCAGCTCTGGTGGTTGTGTTTGGTCGTTTAGCAAATATGCCGAGCGACCTATTTTGGCAGAATGAGACGCGAGTGCTGATTTCGTTGGTTCTTTTTGAGATGCCTTGAAGTGGCATGATTGGGAACAACATGGTGGATGGAGAGATGGAGATTTCGCAGTAGTTGAGACAGATCGAGAGAGAATCTAGGTCCTCCTGAAAGGGATGGGACGCTAGAGCTGCTTCTTTGTGTCGAGCAAGCTAGGTAGACAATAAGATGCCCATACCTGAAAACTATGTTTCTCATTGTATTGAACTCATGTTTCTGAAATTGATGAGCATGCTAATTCCTTAAAATCTGGCTCCCCTACGGTATCCGAGCTCTGAAGTACCTCATGGAGAGGCGTTACTAATAGCATCATAGAAAGATGGGATTACATCCAGTCATGTTGCTCTGTTTCGAGTGCCCATCCAAGAGTCGTCTCACGAATCCAGGGTCGATGTGCCAGTCGCAATCTAGTTGGTTTCAATGATACTCTGATCTACACGGCTTTCTGCAGGCCGGTGCCGGAGGAGTCATCTTGCTACTTAGACAGAAGTTGGCACTAGGGGAGACAAAACCAAGTGGTGTTTTTGTAGATGTTCAATCACGAATACCGAACGAAGAGGTGAAAGCAGCAGCTATGGTATGTGGACAGATAAAAATGCGTAAAGCTACTCGTTCGCCATATTACCgtgtcttttcttttcttttcttttcttttctttttttttttttttgctttATCGACAACCGTTGGAACGAAACAGATGGGTGAAGGATAATAAGCAGTTCACGGCCTTTCGTCTTGGGGATTGTAGATTGAGAGCCAACGACAAGTTATTCATGCGTAAGCTAGGCAGAGATTCATCTGTGTAGGCAACCTTGGGAGGCGCAACGTACATCGATTACATAGCGATACGCTCTGGGGATCCCTCAAAGGTATGACGAGAGGTGTTGCCATTCTTCGCAACGATGTTGTCATACTTGCCGCGACAGACCAGTAGCCTTTGATTTGCGCGGGCGGTCCTCGTAGCCACGGGGCCCAAAGTCGCGCAACAGGCTGTTGTAGATGTCCAAGTTGCTGCAGCGAGCCTGAATACTTGCTCATAAAACCTGCCAAACCAATAGAGCGAAATGGACTGAGTCAATCGGTTACATTTCGATGCTCTTTTACTTGGACATTGTATGGAGAGTATCAGTAACGCCGTTACGAGGGCTGTAGATTCACGACAGCGTAGGTTCACGGCAACGTACATCTTGATAGAGCGGGGTTCACCCGCCTCTTTTCACATGTGTCGCCGGTGCTGCGGATGTTGCAATGCAGACGCGGCTAAAGACCGTCCTATCCGAACAATGATTCAGGAGTCTCGACACCGACTCATTATCTAGAGATGTACCAGAGTAGCACCAGCGGGAACCCGGCCGCGGCTCCTTGGTTGTAAACAGACGGAGACCACTCATGTCTTGTTGACTTCCGTGGATCGTCGACACAGCAGGTCGTACGTGGAGGGGGTTGGATGCTTCCGTCCGAGGATGTTACCATCGCATCGTCTGGAGAGATCTTTTCTGAGCGGGGAAAGTTGGGACGATTTGCAAGGTGGGAGAAAGATACACAATAAATGagaaaatataaaagggttGAATCTCCTGGGTGTTTGACCTCGACGGATTATCTCGGATCATCATCCAGCAGCAAATCTCATCAAGATATCCCTTCCATTTGCCTCACCCGGCATTGAACTTTTCTTCAAATAACCAAACCCAACATGAAGTTTTCAGTCTTGATTCTCCCCGTCCTGGCATCAGGCATCACCGCGCTCTACGTGCCCGACAAGCTGGTGCAAGCGTTCCTCAAGGACTCGTCAGAGGGCAACTGCTGCAACGAGACGCCCTGCTTCATCGGGTGCCCAGTGGAGGGAGTATTCCGCGTAAGTTACCTTTTTTTGTTTTGTTTTCACTGTTCGATCTCCGCGCACTTCATGTACTCTGGCTCAGCCGAAGTTGAGAAAGTCCAATATACTGACGCATTCATTCGACGGATCAGCTTTGCTGCTGAACAACGAAAACCCGCAGGCCAAAATCAATGGGAGCCCTAAGGGGCCCAGGAGTGGTCGTTGTATGGAGTTCTTCTGTGGAAGTTTAAGCTCGGCCGACCAAACGTATTGGGGTGAAGGGGGAAAGAGTCAGGAGGTCCGATGCCTTTCTTTATGTTGCTGCTTCTTGGAGGAGAAGCAGAGCTGTTCCTGGTACCACTGATCTCCCCTGAATGATGAAATGGCGAATGAGACGATCCTTTGACATGGCTTTACTCCGCGTCTTTCTGTGATGTTCTGGAGTAACCCTGCTCCCGCGCTTGCATATGCCCGAATGAACCATGTAAGGGATTGCAAGATGAATAACCACCTCAACATAGTATAGGAGCGGCCCATCGTTCGTTTTTCGGATCGAGCCCTCGGTACTGCGTTATGCATGTCCAGAATCTCCCTGCCGAACAAGTGGTTTTTGCCTTTCAACGCCAGTATGTCCAATAAGGCTGGTACTCAGCATTGATCCCGGTGGCCTATGATGGTTTCGGTAGCTATATCATGGCATCCGACGAATGTTACGATGTTCTTCCTCTAACTTCCTGTCTGTTTTCTGGACAAGACATACTTGATCTAGGGGCAATCCGGGGTGGGCTTTCCCGACACGGAGATCATCAGCATCGTTGGGAGCATTGGTCAAAGCGACTTCGATGAAGTGTGTGAAATACAGACGCGGATACAGGTGCTTTCGTGGTCTTGGAGACGCTTGCCTCGTGGTCTGAGTGGTCCGCTTCGGGCTGATACCCAGGGATGGTCGTGATCTGGAGTTGAGACCCACTCTTGAATTACCTTTACGACCATCGTGATTGGCCGAAGGCTCAGTTATGCTGTCACTGCTCACGGCTCGGCGCTTTGAGGCATGCTCGAGTTTCTAGGTGAGTATCTCATAGTTGATGACCGGGAATGTCGAAGTGAGCATAGGCGATTCTGCATTCTCGAGATCTGCTTCTCAACCATTGAATGGAGGGGTTCGTCGTTCTCCTGCTGGGCGAAACCAATGGCTCTGGTCAAGGCCGCGGGCTCATAGAAATTAAGCTCATTGTATCGCAAGAATTTGGACGCCGCCGTATCAATCGGTCTTTCAACAGTTCACTGGAAATCATGATCCATGTATCACTGAGGGCGGAGCAATATATCGCAGGGTCATCCAGTGTTCGCAACTGCCGCTACCGCGCGGCGCTCAATTCCTGGGGTACCGTATTTACATTGTACAAAAGTTTTCCGACCGTCCGAGTCGTCGTTTATGAGTTCTGAATCGCCTCCGCCTGCGTCGTATCCTTGGCCTTCCTCGCGGCCTGTTCTCTGTCGTATTCGATCAATTGCTTCGACCAGCTGTGTTTTGCAGTGTTAGCCCAGAATTCTCTCTAATGCACAATTGTCCGCAATGAAACGTTGGGTACGTGGACGTACTATCTGCTGGGGAAGAACCGGCCCTCCTGAGGCATCACGTAGCGCACCTCCTTCTCGGCGCTGATCTTCCAGATAACGGCAACGACACCGGCCATGACGGCACCGATGACGGCGGTGTTACGCTTCCAGTTCGCGGGCTGGGCGTACCAACCACCGGCCGGCGACCAGACGTGCTTGGGGTAGCTATCGTGGGTATTAGAGGAGCTGCTTTCGAAGGATCGGGGTGGTTCGCATTCGATGAGGACATGCGCTGGGTTAGAACTTACGGAACCTTAGGACCGCCTCCCTGTTCGTGAGTTAGCAATCGGCCAGGAATGACTGATTGAGGATTGACGTACCATTTTGACTGTATTTTCAATATGAGGGGTTGGATAGTGTGGTGATGGCAATCGCTTTCCCGCCTCGACTCGATATTGGAGCTTTTGCCCTTGGACGTCGCGAATAGTGAAGTGCTGCCATCCATTCCTCCCGAAAAGTGGGACCAGAGCCATCCCGGAGCTGCGGAGGAGCGGATATTCCGCGCCTGCTTCTACTGACTTTCTCGCATGGCTCGTGCACGGTACCCCCTAGCATGCTGGAGCTCACACGACTTCCAATCGGTCGGCTCCAGAAACTTTTTCGTGACGGGAGACCGGCGCTGTTCGAGAGAATTCGGGACGTGGAACATTTTTCCCTTGCCCCCTTTGCGATTCAACCCCCAGCGAATACCGCATCCACCCAATTGCTCTCGACCGCATTGTACAACACCTTTTCTTTCGTTGCCTTTTTCTATTCGTTACGTTGTTACTGGGCTTTCGAACAGCTCAGCAACAACCCAAACTCGACCACCGAATGGCGTCCCAGATGAAGAGGTTAAGGATATCAAGATGCACCGGGCAACTGCTCAACGCCCAGGCCAGGACACACGCCTCGCCGTGCCTGACGCCCATCCCCTTTAGAACACAGCTTCACAACAGCAACCCGGCGCGGACACTATCGACCTCCTCCCCGTCCTTGGCAGCAGTAGCAGAAGAAGCATCATCCGACGCCTCAGCCAAcaacatcaccaccaccaccgcccaaCCCGTCAAGTCGAAGTCGAGAAACCTCCCGTCACCCGCCCCCGAAAAGGCCCTCCAGTCGGCCAAGCTCGCCGCCCTCCACGCCCGCCTCTCCCTCCCCGAGAAGCTGCCCCTCCAGTCCCTCGCGCGCACCCTCGTCGACCCCTCCGCCGACTCAAACCCCAACTTCAACAATGCCAACCTCGCCGTCGTCGGCGGCTCCCTCATCAGCTACCACGTCTCCGAGTGGCTCATCACCCACTACCCGCGCCTCCCCATGGCCATCCTCTACGAAGCCATGCGCGCCTACGGTGGCTCCGACTCGCTCTACCGCGTAGCCAGCCAGTGGGGCGTCGAGAGTGCCGCCGCCCCCGGAGGCGAAGTCGACCCGGGCCTGCTGCAGTTCTCCCAGAACCCCGCGGCCCACGGCGTCGTTCACGGCCGCTGGGGCTACGTCCGCAAAGAGCACCTCGAGCTCGACAAGTTCAAGTGGCGCCGCTCCGTCTCGTCCCGGGTCATCCTCGACGACGAGTTCGGCGACGTCCTGCACAAGCCCAGACGGAACCCGCTCGAGCCCAACCCCGACCCCAATGATCCCGCACTCCTGAAGGAGCAGCGCGAGAAGCTCCGCAACGACGCCTACGCCGCTCACGTCCGCGCCGTCACGGGCGCCGTGTACGCCCACGCCGGCCGCGACGCCGTGCGCGCCTTCATCGACGCCCACATCCTCAGCCGCCGCGTCGAGCTCGAGAAGCTCTTCAGCTTCAGGCTGCCCACGCGCGAGCTGGCGATGCTCTGCGCCCGCGAAGGGTTCGAGGCCCCCGTCGCGCGGCTCGAGAGCGAGACGGGCCGTCTGAGCAGGACGCCCGTCTACGTCGTCGGCATCTACAGCGGGCGCGACAAGCTCGGCGAGGGCACGGGCGCCAGCTTGGATTTCGCGCGTCTGCAGGCGTCGATGAATGTCCTCAAGGCGTGGTACCTTTACAGCCCCGGCGCCAAGGTGCGGGTGCCGAGTGATATGCTGATCGAGGGCGCGAAGCCGTGGCAGCCCGCGCACATTGACATGGGAGAGATCATCTAATGAAGATATGTTGGGGACAAAATGGGGAAGAagcaaaaagaagaaaaacgaAAAGCAAAATGCATCGACTGTAATTCATCCATCGGAGAGGGAGAGAAGAGAAGGGCGGCAAGAGAGGAGAAGTGACGGAGAACGTTGTCAAAGGGTCGGGGGACAGGTGATCCCGGACTTTATCAAGATGCCTTTTTGTTGGGCAGTGTACATTTTGAAGCAAGGACATGTAGAAGGTCAAGCATGTCTCTGTAAGATGAATAGATTTGTAAAAACAATGACACACTCCTCGAAACGGGGCCATTTACTGAACTTTACCGTCTCTTCATCAACCCCTATTTGACACTTTCAATCGGTTGCAAAACACTTCAAAGGAACAAACACACTTTTCATTACAATGGATCTACTTCCAATGATTAACCTACGCCATCCTTCAATCAGGAGTCCTCCACCTTCTCGGGTATCTTCATTCCAGCAACTCTATAATCCGCCTATTCAACTAAACTGATCGCCCTCGCCCAGCTTGTGCGCCATTCCTCGCCTCACCAAGCTCCGGTACCGATCCTTCTTGATCCCCGCCTCCCTCTCCAGTCTAAGCTTCTTCTTGCGCTCGTAGACGGCCCTTACCGTCCCGCGAATCTGCTCCCGTCCCTCGGCGTAATTAGCCCTCGCCAACGCAGCCACCTTTTCAATCTGATCAGGCGTGTAGACAAAGTTCCACGTGCTCAGGTAATCCGTCGTGCCGGGGTTGATGCCGGGCGCCTTGGGGTTGGCGAGGTACGGCAGGTAGATGATGGCGATGCCCGCGTCGGGCTCCATGAGCTGCCACGAGTTGGACTCGGTAATCGCCttggacggcggcggcgtctcAGACGACGACCGCTCCTGCGTCGTGCCGACCCAGACGGTGCAGTACCCCAGCTCGCCCGACTCCTCGTCGCCGGGCGTGAACTTGGCCGCCTGCCCGCTCTTCGTGTCCTCGTCCGGCTTGCGGTGGCCCTCTTTGTCCTGGTGCTCGCGCTGGTGCGCCTTGGCCTCGCGGAGCTTCTGGTTCGCCTCCTGCGCGGACGCGGCCTGGGCTTCCGAGAGCTCATCGCGAACCTCTTTCGGGGACTCGCTTGCCTTGGGCCAACCGACGCCGACGGGCCAGCCTTTGATGCCGCGCTGGCGGGCGTAGCCGTCGGCGACGGCGAGCCAGTTGTCCGTCTTGATGTCTGCGGAGGCGTCAAAGGCGACGACGACATCGACGTCGCGGCCGGGGCGGAGGAGCGGGTAGATGGGGAGGTTGTTTGACATGCCGGCGTCCATGAGCTGGATGTATTCGGTGTTGTAGGTGCTTTTCGGGGCTGTCTTGGGCAGCTTGTCTTCCATACCGTAGGCAAAGTTTGCGACGGTGCCGGGATCGATTGGATGGACCTTGCTGAGGTCCTCGTTGTAGCCCGAGATCATGCCGTCCAGGGCGCCGAACCCAGCGAGGCTCTGCACGAGGGGTTTGATCTCATTGTAATAGTGGCTCAGGGTCGCGCAGAAAGCGCTCCCAAAGACGCCGAGT
This is a stretch of genomic DNA from Colletotrichum lupini chromosome 10, complete sequence. It encodes these proteins:
- a CDS encoding 54S ribosomal protein L3, producing MASQMKRLRISRCTGQLLNAQARTHASPCLTPIPFRTQLHNSNPARTLSTSSPSLAAVAEEASSDASANNITTTTAQPVKSKSRNLPSPAPEKALQSAKLAALHARLSLPEKLPLQSLARTLVDPSADSNPNFNNANLAVVGGSLISYHVSEWLITHYPRLPMAILYEAMRAYGGSDSLYRVASQWGVESAAAPGGEVDPGLLQFSQNPAAHGVVHGRWGYVRKEHLELDKFKWRRSVSSRVILDDEFGDVLHKPRRNPLEPNPDPNDPALLKEQREKLRNDAYAAHVRAVTGAVYAHAGRDAVRAFIDAHILSRRVELEKLFSFRLPTRELAMLCAREGFEAPVARLESETGRLSRTPVYVVGIYSGRDKLGEGTGASLDFARLQASMNVLKAWYLYSPGAKVRVPSDMLIEGAKPWQPAHIDMGEII
- a CDS encoding variant SH3 domain-containing protein, which translates into the protein MAHHHHLHARRHIAPRNPDFWSNVGDKFKDLNPFASNDEATTSNGGNLKIRQDDDDDDVTTTRRANTKKGRSTVIKTIYQTVTGDDAVAAPTSTTSTKLIVAQSPLPTRSKSTTVDSTETTIARAGAPIIKTADSSSTAIDAASTSSLPTVIEDPLTESIQTTLAIATDAPTFAKTTKTAATADNASIISSASPSATSTTDKSTSNETSGAAKAGIAIGVLAGVLVVFLLVFFLFNRRKKQMEQQRLADEDEKTHGFGAAAAAAGSQNPRAPRISLRPVTQFLPNLNLDKRASRGPAGGPAVNMNANLAPAAAALGLRNPGQGAWDRPATNQSSNPANPFGAQAERINGPIAEESVSSISLNEKPLPNVGEPAPGTAVSDIPANAAPNDASVAAGAAAVGAGAVAAGGLARKASTRKDGPKALDLTLPAPPAPLSTIPASPSGTTFSADSAGPGHQSNGSTGSAAIAAAGGPANTTVHRVQLDFKPTLEDEMELRAGQLVRLLHEYDDGWALCIRLDRSQQGVVPRTCLSTCPVKPRPPQAQGPNQGPPRGPHMGPGAPRGPGPNFPPGQRPMNPQGGPPYPRPESPAARPMNGGGRPQSPAGNGPMGPGGRPQSPGPRYQGPPGQRPQSPNGMGGRKPSPPGPTRIPQPSRMNPNGPPNGPMNGPMNGPMNGPMNGPMNGPPVQGRPGPPMGPVGRKPVPGQAV